From the genome of Biomphalaria glabrata chromosome 1, xgBioGlab47.1, whole genome shotgun sequence, one region includes:
- the LOC106053097 gene encoding uncharacterized protein LOC106053097 isoform X3, giving the protein MTPDPLFPNCVDGLLVKEKILLGVRVVEENCHCENQMFPLKDYSHLLYGNIWKHVVFEPSKNAEDQKQAIKVSLNLVSKSMIKFESHNFSARCLTKVDLWYSDSGYTPLVYTKLVANNKGYELPISVPVSFGTNYNLEIRKTFNETEHLHFVTLTRSLEHEHFFVYSHSNYRASKHDVAMEMRNRYEHFFQFNRRAVNLTILSSLSNNKQLSPLHSNQDIASSVVTFDKCAGEKGVPKSETCSQFKQHFDNESQASNRTRWNTFTVMTYNIWNFNTYLGESVHYPTRMEAIGKLLKKNNPDIVAFQEVRFESPLGGSLGPSQMDYLISQMPGYQFVYQPAQLHKSSFDQGRTEEGVAIFSKFPIIHHDYLLLFRNRRNTADLHQRVCLHVVVDLPCIGKAHIFNTHLSLSHEAREESVKQIIQFMSVHGKDPVILVGDLNATPEEKAIRLLTEVAGFTDVWTLLQPSVEGYTFSAIEELIKRIDYIFLKKSDQVTAENIEVLQDNTRSSAASDHRAVQASFRIHCSDC; this is encoded by the exons TATGGAAATATTTGGAAACATGTTGTTTTTGAACCCTCAAAGAATGCTGAAGATCAAAAGCAGGCCATTAAG gtTTCCCTCAATTTGGTTTCAAAGAGCATGATCAAATTTGAATCACACAATTTCAGTGCAAGATGTCTTACTAAAGTA GATCTTTGGTATAGTGATTCTGGATACACTCCTCTTGTATACACAAAGCTGGTTGCAAATAACAAAGGTTATGAGCTTCCTATCTCAGTGCCAGTGTCCTTTGGAACAAACTACAATCTTGAAATCAGAAAAACCTTTAATGAAACAGAACATCTTCATTTTGTGACACTAACTAGGTCACTTGAACATGAACATTTCTTTGTATACTCACACTCAAATTACAGGGCAAGTAAACATGATGTTGCAATGGAAATGAGAAACAGATATGAACATTTCTTTCAGTTCAACAGAAGAGCAGTTAATTTAACTATTCTCTCATCTCTGAGCAATAATAAACAGCTGTCACCTCTGCACTCAAACCAAGACATTGCTTCATCTGTTGTGACCTTTGATAAATGTGCAGGAGAAAAAGGTGTACCAAAAAGTGAAACTTGTTCTCAATTCAAACAACATTTTGATAATGAAAGTCAGGCATCAAATAGAACTCGCTGGAACACTTTTACTGTTATGACTTACAATATTTGGAACTTCAACACTTATCTAGGAGAGAGTGTGCATTATCCAACTAGAATGGAGGCCATTGGTAAG cttttgaaaaaaaacaatccagACATAGTAGCATTTCAAGAAGTACGATTTGAATCTCCGTTAGGTGGAAGTTTAGGACCTAGTCAAATGGATTATCTTATATCACAAATGCCAGGATATCAG tttgtttatcaaccAGCACAGCTACATAAAAGCAGTTTTGACCAAGGGAGAACTGAAGAAGGTGTTGCAATATTCTCTAAATTCCCAATTATTCACCATGACTACTTACTTTTATTTAG aaatcGCAGAAATACAGCTGATTTACATCAAAGAGTTTGCTTACATGTAGTTGTAGACTTACCATGTATTGGTAAG GCACATATCTTTAATACTCATTTATCACTGAGCCATGAAGCAAGGGAAGAATCTGTTAAACAAATTATACAGTTTATGTCTGTACATGGAAAAGATCCTGTCATTCTTGTTGGTGACCTAAATGCTACACCAGAAGAGAAGGCAATCag GTTGCTAACTGAAGTAGCTGGCTTCACAGATGTATGGACATTGCTACAGCCTTCAGTGGAAGGATATACTTTCAGTGCCATTGAAGAATTAATAAAAAGA attgattacatttttttaaagaaatctgACCAAGTCACAGCTGAAAATATAGAAGTACTGCAAGATAATACTAG GTCCAGTGCAGCTTCAGACCATAGAGCAGTTCAAGCATCATTTAGAATTCATTGCAGTGATTGTTGA
- the LOC106053098 gene encoding G kinase-anchoring protein 1-like isoform X2 — translation MANRQAIAVSTSRFAVLKIEDDDEEDKKPTKNSAQQQNSTVSSSNKKKTKKKKDTKESEQLKNLAFGKGGGKQSQHKSGAGDGEERKLWDQWREHDKELVEEQFKDDLAAALLQSRLDAEKQNQEKQKQKERIEAGIEVPNTREGRKKKKQREKPQAMSLEQFKQLPPEKPVNSDSEEDLNSKSSTPPVQTRVPPTQQDPTFFNSIEDDAEQILQHEKIQEQYKKQFASDSVIVAKLKNDLEKKDKQLVELKKQIESMEEELKQVKKRNKQFCVILGQGEMKDKAQVLLQVDELTLVKDELTEQVSTLTAELEKEKSKNHALKAELDKVKPTKHGK, via the exons ATGGCGAACAGGCAGGCTATCGCTGTATCCACCTCACGATTTGCGGTTTTAAAAATCGAAGATGACGATGAAGAAGATAAAAAGCCCACTAAAAATTCAGCCCAGCAACAAAATAGCACTGTTTCAagttctaataaaaaaaaaactaaaaagaaaaaggacACAAAAGAAAGTGAACAG CTAAAAAATTTAGCCTTTGGAAAAGGTGGTGGAAAGCAGAGTCAACACAAAAGTGGTGCTGGAGATGGAGAGGAAAGGAAACTTTGGGACCAATGGAGAGAGCATGATAAAGAG TTAGTAGAAGAACAATTTAAAGATGATCTTGCAGCGGCACTTCTCCAGAGTCGACTTGATGCGGAAAAACAAAACCAG gaaaaacaaaagcaaaaggAACGTATAGAAGCTGGAATAGAAGTTCCCAATACACGAGAgggaagaaagaagaagaaacaaagagaaaaacCCCAGGCTATGTCATTAGAACAATTTAAACAACTTCCTCCAGAAAAACCAGTCAATTCTGACTCAGAAG AAGACCTAAACAGTAAATCAAGTACACCTCCTGTACAAACTAGAGTGCCACCGACACAACAAGATCCTACATTTTTTAACTCAATTGAGGATGATGCTGAACAAATATTACAACATGAAAAAATTCAAGAACAGTATAAAAAG CAATTTGCTTCTGATAGTGTTATTGTTGCTAAACTCAAGAATGACTTGGAGAAAAAAGATAAGCAGTTGGTAGAGCTGAAGAAACAAATAGAAAGCATGGAG GAGGAATTAAAGCAagttaaaaaaaggaacaagCAGTTCTGTGTTATTTTAGGCCAAGGAGAAA TGAAAGATAAAGCTCAAGTACTTCTTCAAGTAGATGAACTGACACTTGTGAAAGATGAGCTGACTGAACAA gtatcaACATTAACAGCTgaattagagaaagagaaatcaAAGAATCATGCTTTGAAAGCTGAACTAGACAAAGTAAAG CCCAccaaacatggaaaataa
- the LOC106053097 gene encoding uncharacterized protein LOC106053097 isoform X2 yields the protein MFYKVVSSRSLPFLWLLLQLQLTSSKVNDHNNDNIKLYDTEVDEPDYSHLLYGNIWKHVVFEPSKNAEDQKQAIKVSLNLVSKSMIKFESHNFSARCLTKVDLWYSDSGYTPLVYTKLVANNKGYELPISVPVSFGTNYNLEIRKTFNETEHLHFVTLTRSLEHEHFFVYSHSNYRASKHDVAMEMRNRYEHFFQFNRRAVNLTILSSLSNNKQLSPLHSNQDIASSVVTFDKCAGEKGVPKSETCSQFKQHFDNESQASNRTRWNTFTVMTYNIWNFNTYLGESVHYPTRMEAIGKLLKKNNPDIVAFQEVRFESPLGGSLGPSQMDYLISQMPGYQFVYQPAQLHKSSFDQGRTEEGVAIFSKFPIIHHDYLLLFRNRRNTADLHQRVCLHVVVDLPCIGKAHIFNTHLSLSHEAREESVKQIIQFMSVHGKDPVILVGDLNATPEEKAIRLLTEVAGFTDVWTLLQPSVEGYTFSAIEELIKRIDYIFLKKSDQVTAENIEVLQDNTRSSAASDHRAVQASFRIHCSDC from the exons TATGGAAATATTTGGAAACATGTTGTTTTTGAACCCTCAAAGAATGCTGAAGATCAAAAGCAGGCCATTAAG gtTTCCCTCAATTTGGTTTCAAAGAGCATGATCAAATTTGAATCACACAATTTCAGTGCAAGATGTCTTACTAAAGTA GATCTTTGGTATAGTGATTCTGGATACACTCCTCTTGTATACACAAAGCTGGTTGCAAATAACAAAGGTTATGAGCTTCCTATCTCAGTGCCAGTGTCCTTTGGAACAAACTACAATCTTGAAATCAGAAAAACCTTTAATGAAACAGAACATCTTCATTTTGTGACACTAACTAGGTCACTTGAACATGAACATTTCTTTGTATACTCACACTCAAATTACAGGGCAAGTAAACATGATGTTGCAATGGAAATGAGAAACAGATATGAACATTTCTTTCAGTTCAACAGAAGAGCAGTTAATTTAACTATTCTCTCATCTCTGAGCAATAATAAACAGCTGTCACCTCTGCACTCAAACCAAGACATTGCTTCATCTGTTGTGACCTTTGATAAATGTGCAGGAGAAAAAGGTGTACCAAAAAGTGAAACTTGTTCTCAATTCAAACAACATTTTGATAATGAAAGTCAGGCATCAAATAGAACTCGCTGGAACACTTTTACTGTTATGACTTACAATATTTGGAACTTCAACACTTATCTAGGAGAGAGTGTGCATTATCCAACTAGAATGGAGGCCATTGGTAAG cttttgaaaaaaaacaatccagACATAGTAGCATTTCAAGAAGTACGATTTGAATCTCCGTTAGGTGGAAGTTTAGGACCTAGTCAAATGGATTATCTTATATCACAAATGCCAGGATATCAG tttgtttatcaaccAGCACAGCTACATAAAAGCAGTTTTGACCAAGGGAGAACTGAAGAAGGTGTTGCAATATTCTCTAAATTCCCAATTATTCACCATGACTACTTACTTTTATTTAG aaatcGCAGAAATACAGCTGATTTACATCAAAGAGTTTGCTTACATGTAGTTGTAGACTTACCATGTATTGGTAAG GCACATATCTTTAATACTCATTTATCACTGAGCCATGAAGCAAGGGAAGAATCTGTTAAACAAATTATACAGTTTATGTCTGTACATGGAAAAGATCCTGTCATTCTTGTTGGTGACCTAAATGCTACACCAGAAGAGAAGGCAATCag GTTGCTAACTGAAGTAGCTGGCTTCACAGATGTATGGACATTGCTACAGCCTTCAGTGGAAGGATATACTTTCAGTGCCATTGAAGAATTAATAAAAAGA attgattacatttttttaaagaaatctgACCAAGTCACAGCTGAAAATATAGAAGTACTGCAAGATAATACTAG GTCCAGTGCAGCTTCAGACCATAGAGCAGTTCAAGCATCATTTAGAATTCATTGCAGTGATTGTTGA
- the LOC106053097 gene encoding uncharacterized protein LOC106053097 isoform X4 — protein sequence MHYNYSHLLYGNIWKHVVFEPSKNAEDQKQAIKVSLNLVSKSMIKFESHNFSARCLTKVDLWYSDSGYTPLVYTKLVANNKGYELPISVPVSFGTNYNLEIRKTFNETEHLHFVTLTRSLEHEHFFVYSHSNYRASKHDVAMEMRNRYEHFFQFNRRAVNLTILSSLSNNKQLSPLHSNQDIASSVVTFDKCAGEKGVPKSETCSQFKQHFDNESQASNRTRWNTFTVMTYNIWNFNTYLGESVHYPTRMEAIGKLLKKNNPDIVAFQEVRFESPLGGSLGPSQMDYLISQMPGYQFVYQPAQLHKSSFDQGRTEEGVAIFSKFPIIHHDYLLLFRNRRNTADLHQRVCLHVVVDLPCIGKAHIFNTHLSLSHEAREESVKQIIQFMSVHGKDPVILVGDLNATPEEKAIRLLTEVAGFTDVWTLLQPSVEGYTFSAIEELIKRIDYIFLKKSDQVTAENIEVLQDNTRSSAASDHRAVQASFRIHCSDC from the exons TATGGAAATATTTGGAAACATGTTGTTTTTGAACCCTCAAAGAATGCTGAAGATCAAAAGCAGGCCATTAAG gtTTCCCTCAATTTGGTTTCAAAGAGCATGATCAAATTTGAATCACACAATTTCAGTGCAAGATGTCTTACTAAAGTA GATCTTTGGTATAGTGATTCTGGATACACTCCTCTTGTATACACAAAGCTGGTTGCAAATAACAAAGGTTATGAGCTTCCTATCTCAGTGCCAGTGTCCTTTGGAACAAACTACAATCTTGAAATCAGAAAAACCTTTAATGAAACAGAACATCTTCATTTTGTGACACTAACTAGGTCACTTGAACATGAACATTTCTTTGTATACTCACACTCAAATTACAGGGCAAGTAAACATGATGTTGCAATGGAAATGAGAAACAGATATGAACATTTCTTTCAGTTCAACAGAAGAGCAGTTAATTTAACTATTCTCTCATCTCTGAGCAATAATAAACAGCTGTCACCTCTGCACTCAAACCAAGACATTGCTTCATCTGTTGTGACCTTTGATAAATGTGCAGGAGAAAAAGGTGTACCAAAAAGTGAAACTTGTTCTCAATTCAAACAACATTTTGATAATGAAAGTCAGGCATCAAATAGAACTCGCTGGAACACTTTTACTGTTATGACTTACAATATTTGGAACTTCAACACTTATCTAGGAGAGAGTGTGCATTATCCAACTAGAATGGAGGCCATTGGTAAG cttttgaaaaaaaacaatccagACATAGTAGCATTTCAAGAAGTACGATTTGAATCTCCGTTAGGTGGAAGTTTAGGACCTAGTCAAATGGATTATCTTATATCACAAATGCCAGGATATCAG tttgtttatcaaccAGCACAGCTACATAAAAGCAGTTTTGACCAAGGGAGAACTGAAGAAGGTGTTGCAATATTCTCTAAATTCCCAATTATTCACCATGACTACTTACTTTTATTTAG aaatcGCAGAAATACAGCTGATTTACATCAAAGAGTTTGCTTACATGTAGTTGTAGACTTACCATGTATTGGTAAG GCACATATCTTTAATACTCATTTATCACTGAGCCATGAAGCAAGGGAAGAATCTGTTAAACAAATTATACAGTTTATGTCTGTACATGGAAAAGATCCTGTCATTCTTGTTGGTGACCTAAATGCTACACCAGAAGAGAAGGCAATCag GTTGCTAACTGAAGTAGCTGGCTTCACAGATGTATGGACATTGCTACAGCCTTCAGTGGAAGGATATACTTTCAGTGCCATTGAAGAATTAATAAAAAGA attgattacatttttttaaagaaatctgACCAAGTCACAGCTGAAAATATAGAAGTACTGCAAGATAATACTAG GTCCAGTGCAGCTTCAGACCATAGAGCAGTTCAAGCATCATTTAGAATTCATTGCAGTGATTGTTGA
- the LOC106053098 gene encoding G kinase-anchoring protein 1-like isoform X1 has protein sequence MANRQAIAVSTSRFAVLKIEDDDEEDKKPTKNSAQQQNSTVSSSNKKKTKKKKDTKESEQLKNLAFGKGGGKQSQHKSGAGDGEERKLWDQWREHDKELVEEQFKDDLAAALLQSRLDAEKQNQEKQKQKERIEAGIEVPNTREGRKKKKQREKPQAMSLEQFKQLPPEKPVNSDSEAEDLNSKSSTPPVQTRVPPTQQDPTFFNSIEDDAEQILQHEKIQEQYKKQFASDSVIVAKLKNDLEKKDKQLVELKKQIESMEEELKQVKKRNKQFCVILGQGEMKDKAQVLLQVDELTLVKDELTEQVSTLTAELEKEKSKNHALKAELDKVKPTKHGK, from the exons ATGGCGAACAGGCAGGCTATCGCTGTATCCACCTCACGATTTGCGGTTTTAAAAATCGAAGATGACGATGAAGAAGATAAAAAGCCCACTAAAAATTCAGCCCAGCAACAAAATAGCACTGTTTCAagttctaataaaaaaaaaactaaaaagaaaaaggacACAAAAGAAAGTGAACAG CTAAAAAATTTAGCCTTTGGAAAAGGTGGTGGAAAGCAGAGTCAACACAAAAGTGGTGCTGGAGATGGAGAGGAAAGGAAACTTTGGGACCAATGGAGAGAGCATGATAAAGAG TTAGTAGAAGAACAATTTAAAGATGATCTTGCAGCGGCACTTCTCCAGAGTCGACTTGATGCGGAAAAACAAAACCAG gaaaaacaaaagcaaaaggAACGTATAGAAGCTGGAATAGAAGTTCCCAATACACGAGAgggaagaaagaagaagaaacaaagagaaaaacCCCAGGCTATGTCATTAGAACAATTTAAACAACTTCCTCCAGAAAAACCAGTCAATTCTGACTCAGAAG CAGAAGACCTAAACAGTAAATCAAGTACACCTCCTGTACAAACTAGAGTGCCACCGACACAACAAGATCCTACATTTTTTAACTCAATTGAGGATGATGCTGAACAAATATTACAACATGAAAAAATTCAAGAACAGTATAAAAAG CAATTTGCTTCTGATAGTGTTATTGTTGCTAAACTCAAGAATGACTTGGAGAAAAAAGATAAGCAGTTGGTAGAGCTGAAGAAACAAATAGAAAGCATGGAG GAGGAATTAAAGCAagttaaaaaaaggaacaagCAGTTCTGTGTTATTTTAGGCCAAGGAGAAA TGAAAGATAAAGCTCAAGTACTTCTTCAAGTAGATGAACTGACACTTGTGAAAGATGAGCTGACTGAACAA gtatcaACATTAACAGCTgaattagagaaagagaaatcaAAGAATCATGCTTTGAAAGCTGAACTAGACAAAGTAAAG CCCAccaaacatggaaaataa